A single window of Hippocampus zosterae strain Florida chromosome 15, ASM2543408v3, whole genome shotgun sequence DNA harbors:
- the LOC127616326 gene encoding forkhead box protein Q1-like, with the protein MKLGVVCGKHHSLNFVETTARPPEPRECEELGSDGDCAAHIPLAGKSKPYMRRPKPPFSYIALIAMAIRDSPHGRLTLAEINEYLMNKFPFFRGSYTGWRNSVRHNLSLNDCFHKVLRDPSRPWGKDNFWMLNPHSEYTFADGVFRRRRKRISIRLGKQKEEEEKGSCEDAPPIAAKQFSSSFTIDNILSTPFRRDSNHVQGYAVVMMPRFDPPVSPLYVLPSGFANLGAAHAPTCRLLQQTLNPPSVCRSVSQSLLSAYFT; encoded by the coding sequence ATGAAGCTTGGGGTCGTGTGCGGGAAACACCACAGCCTGAACTTTGTCGAGACCACCGCCAGGCCTCCAGAGCCGAGGGAGTGCGAGGAGTTGGGCTCGGATGGGGACTGCGCGGCGCACATTCCCCTCGCAGGCAAATCGAAGCCGTACATGCGCAGACCCAAACCGCCGTTCTCGTACATCGCCCTCATCGCCATGGCCATCCGGGACTCGCCGCACGGACGCCTGACCTTGGCCGAAATCAACGAGTATCTCATGAACAAGTTTCCCTTCTTCCGCGGCAGCTACACGGGCTGGAGGAACTCTGTGCGCCACAACCTGTCGCTCAACGACTGTTTCCACAAAGTGCTGCGGGACCCGTCCCGGCCGTGGGGGAAGGACAACTTCTGGATGCTCAACCCGCACAGCGAGTACACGTTTGCCGACGGCGTGTTCAGGCGCAGGCGAAAGCGCATCAGCATCCGCCTCGGCAaacagaaggaggaggaggagaaaggcaGCTGCGAGGACGCGCCGCCGATCGCGGCCAAACAGTTCTCGAGTTCCTTCACGATAGACAACATCCTCAGCACGCCGTTCAGACGGGACTCGAATCACGTCCAAGGCTACGCCGTCGTCATGATGCCGCGTTTCGATCCACCTGTGTCGCCGCTTTACGTGCTCCCGAGTGGCTTCGCCAACCTTGGAGCTGCGCATGCGCCAACTTGCCGGCTTCTCCAACAAACTTTGAACCCTCCATCGGTCTGTCGCAGTGTTTCCCAAAGTTTACTGAGCGCATATTTTACatga